CTGTGGCCAAAGTGCATGAGCGCCCCGAGCACTAGACCCAGCTCCTCGTCTCTGAAGTTGGGTATGTGCCTGACCGCCTGCTTACAGAGGCTAATAACCAGGGGCATGGCCTGGGTCTGGTTCAGGACCACCAAAGCACTAAGCACGCTGCTGATAGCAGGGGGGTCCATACGTGAGGTGACTGACACAGTGTAGGTGTGCATAGCGTTTAGGAGGTCCTGGTAGCGACCCTCCTCCCCTACTCCAGCCTGCAGCAGTCTGTATACTGCAGTGAGTTCTACTAGGCTCCACTGACCAGGCCCCTGCCTCTGTAACTGCACAATCAGCTGCTCCAGCATCCCACAGCCAGGGCCCTCCAGGGCCAGCAGGGCCTGGCCCAGGGTGCACAGCTGGCCCACGCTCATCTGGCCCCTGTCCAGCCGCTCCTGGCTCTCTGACACCAGCCGAACCACAAGCGTGCTCCAGGGATCCACATAGAGGCGTGTGCAGGCCAGCAGGGCAGAAACCAACCCGGCCTCCGTCAGACGCCCAGAGTCCCGCTCCAGCTGGCAGCACAGGGCCCTGAGAGTGTCCTCTTCCAGCACTTTGGGGTCCTTCAGGGAGATGCCATCCTGCTCTATGTCAGCCACGCGGTGCAGGGCTGCAGCTGCCATGGTGTCAGACATAATCTCCACCGTGCGGAGGAGTCTCAGCACCTGTCTGGAGGAAGAGCAGCTAACCAGGCGGTCATGGAAGGCCTTCTCCTCTGCATCAGTGGGCCGGTGCAGCTGACTCAGACGGAACCTGGGGACTGAGTCTTTGTGGAGGCTGACTGACCCAGTGGTGTAGAAAGGGTCCTTGGTAATGGTGGACAAACTCATCCTCCCACAGTCTGGCTGACTGAGTTTCCGACAGCCCTGCCTCTGGATACAACGGTCCGCTGAGGTCCATAGACACGCCACACACATGGGCTCCCCTATCGGAATACTCAGGAGTCTGGTGCGACTCAGCTCGCCTGGAGGACAGAGGTGTGCCCCTGTCTGCCTGAGAAGTTGAAGCCTCTTGATCACCTTTAAAGCCATGGCTCTGTTCCAGGATTCAATAGGCAGTTCAAACCTGTATGAGCATAGGAGCAGATGGTTAGCTAAGCCTACAAAGTTCTGGTAACTAAGTTGACCTAATGGGCGGTTTCAGTTGACAATAATCACCATAGTAAGATGGATCGCAAGATGGTTTCCATGGAATGTCCCATTCATTTGTATGTTAGCTTGCTaattgtggggcggcaggtagtggttagtggttagatgtagtggttagagcgttggacaagtaaccgaaaggttgctagatcgaatcccagagctgacaatcccagagctgacaaggtaaacatctgtcgttctgcccctgaacaaggcagttaacccaggtcgtcattgaaaataagaatttgttctaaactgacttaaATAAAAga
This window of the Oncorhynchus keta strain PuntledgeMale-10-30-2019 chromosome 4, Oket_V2, whole genome shotgun sequence genome carries:
- the fastkd3 gene encoding FAST kinase domain-containing protein 3, mitochondrial isoform X1; this translates as MGHSMETILRSILLWFELPIESWNRAMALKVIKRLQLLRQTGAHLCPPGELSRTRLLSIPIGEPMCVACLWTSADRCIQRQGCRKLSQPDCGRMSLSTITKDPFYTTGSVSLHKDSVPRFRLSQLHRPTDAEEKAFHDRLVSCSSSRQVLRLLRTVEIMSDTMAAAALHRVADIEQDGISLKDPKVLEEDTLRALCCQLERDSGRLTEAGLVSALLACTRLYVDPWSTLVVRLVSESQERLDRGQMSVGQLCTLGQALLALEGPGCGMLEQLIVQLQRQGPGQWSLVELTAVYRLLQAGVGEEGRYQDLLNAMHTYTVSVTSRMDPPAISSVLSALVVLNQTQAMPLVISLCKQAVRHIPNFRDEELGLVLGALMHFGHSDHFLVEAMERHVPKMTFTSHPETVTKVMQYFGRRNILSLPVFDAVAESFVYRADEYSTSQVARQIMPFGKLGYLPPNAGEVFRKVEAILHARFSHFQPRTLLNLLHSCILVERFPVNFVSKVFNRYFLQQLQEQGSGVDRIVLAQLTQLYMTVKLECPFYEGPRLLPKYRVKSFLTPGRSLETLVDGHLYNYVKTGLVDLLGARTYFASRVLTPYCYTLDVEIKLDEEGYVLPASQINDIYKRIAVCIDGHKRFTVNTRQLLGKEAIKQRHLRLLGYEVVQIPYYEFENLWNKTEVVEYLHKKIFPLSYRLSW
- the fastkd3 gene encoding FAST kinase domain-containing protein 3, mitochondrial isoform X2, which produces MALKVIKRLQLLRQTGAHLCPPGELSRTRLLSIPIGEPMCVACLWTSADRCIQRQGCRKLSQPDCGRMSLSTITKDPFYTTGSVSLHKDSVPRFRLSQLHRPTDAEEKAFHDRLVSCSSSRQVLRLLRTVEIMSDTMAAAALHRVADIEQDGISLKDPKVLEEDTLRALCCQLERDSGRLTEAGLVSALLACTRLYVDPWSTLVVRLVSESQERLDRGQMSVGQLCTLGQALLALEGPGCGMLEQLIVQLQRQGPGQWSLVELTAVYRLLQAGVGEEGRYQDLLNAMHTYTVSVTSRMDPPAISSVLSALVVLNQTQAMPLVISLCKQAVRHIPNFRDEELGLVLGALMHFGHSDHFLVEAMERHVPKMTFTSHPETVTKVMQYFGRRNILSLPVFDAVAESFVYRADEYSTSQVARQIMPFGKLGYLPPNAGEVFRKVEAILHARFSHFQPRTLLNLLHSCILVERFPVNFVSKVFNRYFLQQLQEQGSGVDRIVLAQLTQLYMTVKLECPFYEGPRLLPKYRVKSFLTPGRSLETLVDGHLYNYVKTGLVDLLGARTYFASRVLTPYCYTLDVEIKLDEEGYVLPASQINDIYKRIAVCIDGHKRFTVNTRQLLGKEAIKQRHLRLLGYEVVQIPYYEFENLWNKTEVVEYLHKKIFPLSYRLSW